Proteins encoded within one genomic window of Chitinophaga parva:
- a CDS encoding histidine kinase — MHRIITLLICLFACCQLSAAPSPDRDTLVLDLTAPPDQLDLRPFLFSFDNAGYGLGVNDLKADYFSRNPNIFHADTLFTNHTHNLWLRLQLRNSGTDSGHITLFAGWHDLMEWFVQGPDGNPQILMRTGFMTDTSDKRWHHYGFIAGVPAGATRTFYLRIMNRNLAEHPLMPVGFNDLTLSHFEHAQQIYFQRDAMYIFVLLGMLIVFLSTAIINYIQLPDRSYLYFAAYMLGLIFYFALRVDTKPYQVSWFHQFPALKYYWDVPALLFCFYFMYLLFGNSFLNLRERFPFLQRVFVLVSYLIGIVIVVCVAFIARGSYHISYRLYGYVYLASLLPSILVFIMLSRRSRHHPLIRFFVFGAASLFISALFAFVTHIGENGFYSGTAQLTLPSPIIVVGMLLQAMFFLAGLSYRNKLVHQERTKTQEMLIKQLNKNKELQRKLNEQLEELVKEQTTEILRKKQELEEQRKLQNDFEYGKKLAEIELKAIRAQINPHFIFNCLNSIQLFVMQRDFELAQKYLSDFSYLIRKTLDFSRRNFIALTDEITYLNTYLGLEKMRFENKMEFEIRVDPDLAVSELEVPSMLLQPYVENAVKHGMNNSFQPIGHLLITFGQAGPDMLECIIEDNGIGIEKTKALRTMPKSHQSSGMEISFNRAELLNKMFNTGIQIEIIDKALHDQQGSGTRVRVLIPQL, encoded by the coding sequence GTGCATCGAATTATAACGCTCCTTATTTGCCTGTTTGCCTGCTGCCAGCTTTCTGCCGCTCCCTCACCGGACCGGGACACCCTGGTGCTGGACCTTACCGCGCCGCCGGACCAACTGGACCTGCGCCCTTTCCTGTTCAGTTTTGACAATGCCGGCTACGGCCTCGGTGTAAATGACCTCAAAGCGGACTACTTTTCCCGCAATCCAAACATTTTTCACGCAGATACCCTTTTCACCAATCATACGCACAACCTCTGGCTGCGCCTGCAATTGCGCAACAGCGGGACAGACAGCGGGCATATCACGCTCTTTGCCGGCTGGCACGACCTGATGGAGTGGTTTGTGCAAGGCCCCGACGGCAACCCGCAAATACTGATGCGCACGGGCTTTATGACAGATACGAGCGATAAACGCTGGCATCATTACGGCTTCATTGCCGGCGTGCCCGCAGGTGCCACCCGCACCTTTTACCTGCGGATCATGAACCGCAACCTGGCAGAGCATCCCCTCATGCCCGTAGGCTTCAATGACCTTACCCTGTCACATTTTGAGCACGCGCAGCAGATCTATTTCCAGCGCGATGCCATGTATATTTTTGTGCTCCTGGGCATGCTCATTGTATTCCTCAGCACGGCCATCATTAACTATATACAGCTGCCAGACCGCTCCTACCTTTACTTTGCCGCCTACATGCTGGGGCTCATCTTTTACTTTGCCCTGCGCGTAGATACCAAGCCTTACCAGGTATCGTGGTTTCACCAGTTTCCCGCACTGAAATATTACTGGGATGTGCCGGCCCTGCTGTTCTGCTTTTATTTCATGTACCTGCTGTTTGGCAATTCATTCCTGAACCTGCGGGAGCGCTTTCCTTTCCTGCAACGGGTTTTCGTGTTGGTAAGCTATCTCATTGGCATTGTAATCGTGGTATGCGTGGCATTCATTGCACGCGGCTCCTATCATATTTCCTACCGGCTGTACGGGTATGTGTACCTGGCCAGCCTGCTCCCCAGTATACTGGTGTTTATCATGCTGTCCCGGCGTTCCCGCCACCACCCGCTCATCCGCTTCTTCGTGTTTGGTGCCGCGTCGTTGTTTATCTCCGCCCTCTTTGCCTTTGTGACCCACATAGGCGAAAACGGTTTCTACAGCGGTACTGCGCAGCTCACCCTCCCTTCTCCCATCATTGTGGTGGGCATGCTGCTGCAGGCCATGTTCTTCCTGGCAGGCCTCAGCTACCGCAACAAGCTGGTACACCAGGAGCGCACCAAAACCCAGGAAATGCTCATTAAGCAGCTCAATAAGAACAAGGAGCTGCAACGCAAACTCAATGAGCAACTGGAAGAACTGGTGAAAGAACAAACCACGGAGATCCTGCGCAAGAAACAGGAACTCGAAGAACAACGCAAACTGCAAAATGACTTTGAATACGGTAAAAAACTGGCGGAGATAGAACTGAAGGCCATCCGCGCGCAGATCAACCCTCACTTTATTTTCAATTGCCTCAACTCCATCCAGCTGTTTGTAATGCAGCGCGATTTTGAACTGGCGCAGAAATATTTGTCGGACTTTTCTTACCTCATCCGCAAAACACTGGACTTTTCGCGGCGTAACTTTATTGCGCTGACAGACGAGATCACGTATCTCAATACGTACCTGGGACTGGAAAAAATGCGCTTCGAGAACAAGATGGAATTTGAGATCCGGGTAGACCCGGACCTGGCGGTGTCTGAACTGGAAGTGCCATCCATGCTGCTGCAGCCTTACGTGGAGAACGCGGTGAAACACGGCATGAACAACAGTTTCCAGCCCATAGGCCATTTGCTCATCACCTTTGGGCAGGCCGGCCCGGATATGCTGGAATGTATTATTGAAGACAACGGCATTGGTATAGAAAAGACCAAGGCGCTGCGAACCATGCCTAAAAGCCACCAGAGCTCTGGTATGGAGATCAGCTTTAACCGTGCAGAGTTACTGAATAAAATGTTTAACACCGGTATACAAATAGAGATCATAGACAAAGCCCTGCATGACCAGCAGGGAAGCGGCACGCGGGTGCGTGTATTGATCCCTCAACTATAA
- a CDS encoding LytR/AlgR family response regulator transcription factor, translated as MIKAIIIDDERNSRDIIALMLERYCPEVQVLALANDCAEGIARIKELQPDLVFLDLEMPDGTGFEVLQGLDNITFEAVFVTAFEKKFVHTIRFSEVELILKPIDKESLLQAVSAVQVRIARGNNKRRYEVLMQNFHQGKQEQWQLVLPGTHQETVTPLSEVLYLEAGQETCIFHLRNGGPVTAERPFRYYLDLLGSLPFFQINNTQMVHLKPVLQLSADRSQVILPNNIRLEMTERRRKEFPAKWK; from the coding sequence ATGATTAAAGCCATCATCATTGACGACGAGCGAAACAGCAGGGATATCATTGCCTTGATGCTGGAGCGGTATTGCCCCGAGGTGCAGGTGCTGGCATTGGCCAATGATTGCGCGGAGGGCATTGCCCGCATAAAGGAATTGCAGCCGGACCTCGTGTTCCTCGACCTGGAAATGCCCGACGGCACCGGCTTTGAGGTGCTGCAAGGGCTGGATAATATCACCTTTGAAGCAGTGTTTGTAACGGCATTTGAAAAAAAATTCGTGCATACCATCCGCTTCAGTGAAGTAGAGCTCATCTTGAAACCTATTGATAAAGAAAGCCTGTTACAGGCGGTAAGCGCAGTACAGGTGCGCATAGCGCGGGGCAATAACAAACGGCGCTACGAGGTGCTCATGCAGAACTTTCACCAGGGCAAGCAGGAACAATGGCAACTGGTACTACCGGGCACCCACCAGGAAACGGTGACCCCGTTGTCGGAAGTACTGTACCTGGAGGCGGGCCAGGAAACCTGTATATTCCACCTGCGCAATGGGGGCCCTGTTACGGCAGAGCGGCCTTTCCGCTATTACCTGGACCTACTGGGCAGCCTGCCCTTTTTCCAGATCAACAATACGCAGATGGTGCACCTCAAACCGGTGCTGCAACTGAGTGCAGACCGGTCGCAGGTAATATTGCCGAACAATATCCGCCTGGAGATGACGGAGCGGCGCAGGAAGGAGTTTCCCGCCAAATGGAAATAA
- the rho gene encoding transcription termination factor Rho, protein MYDILQLNDMIVPELLDIADKLEIVSPKKVEKQDLIYKILDKQAVMASEANANNGEEKKARKRKVVKKEDEQLPLLAHDDDNHAEEKPKRGRKPAAAKKEDEAPVAPPKPKSKLLELDLDIPSLTFDDDDDIILPAFTEDEQAAKAAETAGPEAEEPEQAPQSSPFEEEEDAEEDDDFVMPDDIVIPQKQQRLAPAKKEVPFNVEFDGVIMSEGVLEMMPDGYGFLRSSDYNYLSSPDDIYVSPSQIKLFGLKTGDSVKGSVRPPKEGEKYFALLKVETINNKLPEEVRDRVPFDYLTPLFPFEKMKLTTTANNYSMRIMDLFTPIGKGQRGLIVAQPKVGKTMLLKEVANAIATNHPEVYLMVVLIDERPEEVTDMERSVKAEVIASTFDEPAEKHVKVSAIALQKAKRLVECGHDVVILLDSITRLARAHNTVAPASGKVLSGGVEANAMQKPKQFFGAARKIENGGSLTILATALIDTGSKMDEVIFEEFKGTGNMELALDRKLANRRVFPAIDVTASSTRRDDLLLERDVLQRLYILRKHLADMNTEEAMNFLLQHMRGTRNNEEFLISMNG, encoded by the coding sequence ATGTATGACATCTTACAATTGAACGACATGATCGTTCCGGAGTTGCTTGATATTGCCGACAAGTTAGAAATAGTAAGCCCAAAGAAAGTTGAAAAACAAGATTTGATTTATAAAATTCTCGATAAACAAGCAGTTATGGCCTCAGAAGCAAATGCCAATAATGGGGAAGAAAAGAAAGCGCGCAAACGGAAAGTGGTGAAGAAGGAAGATGAACAATTGCCCCTGCTCGCACACGATGATGATAACCATGCTGAAGAAAAGCCAAAGCGTGGTCGTAAGCCCGCCGCCGCAAAGAAAGAAGATGAAGCGCCCGTTGCTCCCCCCAAGCCCAAATCCAAACTTTTAGAATTAGACCTCGATATACCGTCACTCACTTTTGATGATGACGATGACATCATTTTGCCTGCATTCACGGAAGATGAGCAAGCCGCTAAAGCTGCAGAAACAGCCGGCCCGGAAGCAGAAGAGCCGGAACAGGCACCTCAAAGCTCTCCCTTTGAAGAGGAGGAAGACGCCGAAGAAGATGATGACTTTGTAATGCCGGACGACATTGTGATCCCGCAGAAGCAGCAACGCCTTGCTCCCGCCAAGAAGGAAGTGCCCTTCAACGTAGAGTTTGACGGTGTGATCATGAGCGAAGGCGTACTGGAAATGATGCCTGATGGCTACGGTTTCCTGCGCTCCTCCGACTACAACTACCTGAGCTCTCCGGACGATATTTACGTATCGCCCTCCCAGATAAAATTATTCGGTCTTAAGACCGGTGACTCCGTAAAAGGCTCCGTAAGACCGCCCAAAGAAGGCGAAAAATACTTCGCCCTCCTGAAGGTGGAAACCATCAACAACAAGCTGCCCGAAGAAGTGCGTGACCGCGTGCCGTTCGACTACCTGACGCCGCTGTTCCCCTTCGAAAAAATGAAACTTACCACCACGGCCAATAACTACTCCATGCGCATCATGGACCTGTTTACCCCCATCGGTAAAGGTCAGCGTGGTCTTATCGTAGCACAGCCCAAGGTTGGTAAAACCATGCTGCTGAAAGAAGTGGCAAACGCCATCGCTACCAACCATCCGGAAGTATACCTGATGGTAGTACTGATCGATGAACGTCCAGAGGAAGTAACCGATATGGAACGCAGCGTTAAAGCAGAAGTGATTGCTTCCACCTTTGACGAACCCGCGGAAAAGCACGTGAAAGTATCTGCCATCGCGCTGCAGAAAGCCAAGCGCCTGGTAGAATGCGGTCACGACGTGGTGATCCTGCTGGACTCTATTACCCGCCTGGCCCGCGCCCACAACACCGTGGCGCCCGCCTCTGGTAAAGTACTGAGCGGTGGTGTGGAAGCAAACGCCATGCAGAAGCCCAAACAATTCTTTGGTGCCGCCCGTAAAATTGAAAACGGTGGCTCCCTCACCATCCTGGCTACCGCCCTGATAGATACCGGTTCTAAAATGGACGAAGTGATCTTTGAAGAGTTCAAGGGTACTGGTAACATGGAACTGGCGCTGGACCGCAAGCTGGCCAACCGCCGCGTGTTCCCCGCTATAGATGTTACTGCATCCTCTACCCGCCGCGACGACCTGCTGCTGGAAAGAGACGTGCTGCAACGCCTGTACATCCTGCGCAAACACCTGGCAGACATGAACACGGAAGAAGCGATGAACTTCCTGCTGCAACACATGAGAGGCACCAGGAACAATGAAGAGTTCCTCATCTCCATGAATGGATAA
- a CDS encoding 4a-hydroxytetrahydrobiopterin dehydratase: MWQEKDNRLHRAFSFKDFSEAFAFMTRVALLAEQHNHHPYWTNVYNKVDIYLNTHDAGDKVTEKDHALAQAIDALI; the protein is encoded by the coding sequence ATGTGGCAGGAAAAAGATAACCGTCTGCATCGTGCATTCTCGTTCAAGGATTTCAGTGAAGCCTTTGCCTTCATGACCCGGGTGGCACTCCTGGCAGAGCAGCATAACCATCACCCTTACTGGACCAATGTGTACAACAAGGTGGACATCTACCTTAATACACACGATGCCGGTGATAAGGTTACGGAAAAAGACCATGCCCTGGCACAAGCCATCGATGCTTTGATCTAA
- the asnS gene encoding asparagine--tRNA ligase, producing MSHRVKVKQILADDRTNYEVIVKGWVRSFRNNQFIAINDGSTNNNLQAVVALDSLDAATLKRITTGASISVGGEVIPSMGKGQRVELKVNSLEILGDCDPEKYPLQLKNRPSLEYLREIAHLRFRTNTFGAVFRVRHALAFAVHRFFNERGFVYLHTPIITASDAEGAGEMFRVTTLDPKNPPLDANGHVDYTEDFFGRATNLTVSGQLEGELAAMAFGEIYTFGPTFRAENSNTTRHLAEFWMIEPEMAFYDLDDNMALAEAFVKSVIGYVLENNREDLEFLATRLLEEEKQKPQHERSEMGLIEKLEFVVNNEFQRLSYTEAIEILKNSKPNKSKKFSYLIEEWGADLQSEHERYLVEKHFKKPVILTDYPAAIKAFYMKQNEDGKTVRAMDILFPGIGEMVGGSQREENYDKLVSRMEAMHLPVEEMSWYLDTRRFGSCPHAGFGLGFERLILFVTGMTNIRDVIPFPRTPKSAEF from the coding sequence ATGAGCCACAGAGTGAAAGTAAAACAGATCCTGGCCGATGACAGGACTAATTACGAAGTAATTGTAAAAGGTTGGGTGCGGAGTTTCCGCAACAATCAATTCATTGCGATCAACGATGGCTCTACCAATAATAACCTGCAGGCCGTAGTAGCGCTGGACAGCCTGGATGCCGCTACCCTGAAGCGTATTACCACCGGTGCTTCCATCAGCGTGGGCGGTGAGGTGATCCCCTCCATGGGTAAAGGCCAGCGCGTGGAACTGAAGGTGAACAGCCTGGAGATCCTCGGGGACTGCGATCCTGAAAAATACCCGCTGCAGCTGAAAAACAGGCCCAGCCTGGAATACCTGCGTGAAATTGCCCACCTGCGTTTCCGCACCAACACGTTTGGCGCCGTGTTCCGCGTACGTCATGCACTGGCATTTGCCGTGCACCGGTTCTTTAACGAACGCGGTTTTGTATACCTGCACACGCCTATCATCACCGCATCTGACGCAGAAGGCGCCGGGGAAATGTTCCGCGTAACCACGCTGGATCCCAAGAACCCGCCCCTGGACGCAAATGGTCACGTGGACTATACGGAAGACTTCTTTGGCCGCGCTACCAACCTGACCGTATCCGGCCAGCTGGAAGGCGAACTGGCAGCCATGGCCTTTGGTGAGATCTACACCTTTGGCCCCACTTTCCGCGCAGAAAACTCCAACACCACCCGCCACCTGGCGGAGTTCTGGATGATAGAACCGGAAATGGCTTTCTATGACCTGGACGATAATATGGCCCTGGCGGAAGCTTTCGTGAAATCCGTGATCGGCTATGTGCTGGAAAACAACCGCGAGGACCTGGAATTCCTGGCCACCCGCCTGCTGGAAGAAGAAAAACAAAAACCGCAGCACGAGCGCAGTGAAATGGGCCTCATTGAGAAACTGGAATTTGTAGTGAACAACGAGTTCCAGCGCCTCTCCTACACAGAAGCCATCGAGATCCTGAAGAACAGCAAACCCAATAAGAGCAAGAAGTTCAGCTACCTCATTGAAGAATGGGGCGCAGACCTGCAAAGCGAACATGAACGCTACCTGGTGGAAAAACATTTCAAAAAACCGGTGATCCTCACAGACTATCCCGCTGCCATCAAAGCCTTCTACATGAAGCAGAATGAAGATGGCAAAACCGTACGCGCCATGGATATCCTGTTCCCGGGTATTGGTGAAATGGTAGGTGGTTCCCAGCGCGAAGAAAACTACGACAAGCTGGTAAGCCGCATGGAAGCCATGCACCTGCCGGTAGAAGAAATGTCGTGGTACCTGGACACCCGCCGCTTTGGTAGCTGCCCCCACGCCGGCTTTGGGCTTGGATTTGAGCGCCTCATCCTGTTTGTAACAGGCATGACCAACATCCGCGACGTGATCCCCTTCCCGAGAACGCCGAAGAGCGCTGAATTTTAG